DNA from Dehalococcoidales bacterium:
ATTACAACCGCCCGGTGAAACATGAGATCTTTTGATTGTGCCGAGCTAGATACCCCTTGCCGGTTGTTAAGATGCGTTTAGGGTTAATCTCCAAATTAACGGTTTAGTATTATCAGGTGTTCGGGTGGAAGATAGAGTTTACATTCATGCCCTGCCGAAAGCTGCGGCATCATTCCGGTTGGTATATTAGCGTCGATCAGATAACCGCCACTCCCGTCTTTACAGGTGTTAAAACGAACATGATTAATATCAACGCCTTCAATATACCTTTCAAGCATGCACACCACAGTGTTTTCTTCGTTGTTTTGGCATATTCGTACACATTCCGGCCGGATACCGATGATAACTTCCTGGCCAACAGCATACTGAGAACTCTCTTCCGTTATAACCTTTAATTCCGCGCAAACACTATCAATTTTAACCCAGACATGATTATCGGCAATTTTGGTTACTTTGCCATCTACCAGGTTTCTAACACCTATCAGGCGAGCAACCGACCGGTTTATTGGGGAATAAACCACTTTTTGCTTGGCGTCACACTGAACGATGCGGCCAGCTTCATAGACGGCCATCTTGGAACCCAACTTATACCCTTGTGCAAGATCGTGGGTAACAAATATAATATCCCCGCTGTAAACCTGTTGCAGGGCTAATAATTCATATTCAAGCTGTTCCTTACGCAGAGCATCCAGCGCCGAGAAAGGTTCATCCAAAAGCAGTACCCCAGGCGAAGGCGCGATAGCTCTGGCTAAAGCTACCCGCTGTTGCTGACCAGATGATAGTTCATTTGGGTATCGATGACCCAGATCCGGGATATGTATAAGCGAAAGCAGTTGACATGTTTTTTCCTGGATTTCCTGCTTCGGAAGATGGCGGATACCATAGGCAATATTCTCCCTGACTGTCAGGTGTGGAAAAAGAGCATAGTTCTGAAACACAAAGCCAATGTTTCGCTTTTGTGCAGGCAGACAGATCTTTTTGGCAGAATCGAAGAGTACATTGCCGTTAAGCTTAATATAGCCTTCGTCTGGACAAAGCAAACCGGCAATACTCAGTAATGTCATAGTCTTGCCGGAGCCTGACCTGCCCAGGATTGAAAGTATTTCACGGTTTACACTAAAAGCTACTTCAAGGGTAAAGCCGGGCAACCGTTTTTTAATGTCAACTTCCAGCATCAGGCGCTTCTCCCCTGCCAATTAGCCGTATAAACATAATCATCGAACAAGTTTAGTTTAATCACAAAACTTAATTCCGTGCAGCCTTTCGTACCTTTTGCTTATAGTAAGCAAGAATAGTAAGTGAAGCCAAAGATATTACCAAAACTATTGCCGCTAATATCATGGCCTGGTCATAATGTCCGCCCTGGATATTGAAATATATCGCAACCGGAATAGTGGCTGTTTTCCCGGGAATATTGCCTGCCAACATTAAAGTAGCACCAAATTCCCCCAGGCACCGGGCAAGTGCCAGAATGGTAGCCGAAACAATGGAAGGCCATGCCAGCGGCATAGTTACCGTCCAGAAAACCCTCCATTCGTTGGCGCCAAGCGTCCTGGCAGCATTTTCTATATTTATATCCACCTGTTCAAAGCCTCCCCGTGCGGTCATATACATGAGCGGGAAGGACATCACGGCCGCCGCGATAACGGTAGCCGGCCATGAAAACACTATCGAGGTTCCCAGAGCGTCCAACAACCCTCCGATAGGACTATTACGACCTAATAACAGTAGTAAGCCAAAGCCTACTACTGTTGGGGGCAACACTAAAGGTAGTATAAATAAACTGTCAATCAGGTTTTTAAACCTGCCGGAATATCGCGCCATCCAGCGGGCAGCAGCAATGCCCGCAAAGAAGGTAATAGCCGTGGTTGCCAGTACCGTCTTTAACGATATAAGAAGAGGCGGTAGAATTGATTCTGCCATTTGGTATTTAAGCTATGTAACCTTTCTTAATTATCGATAGGGGCAAAGCCGTACTTTTCAAACAGTTCTTGCACTTCATCACTGAACAGAAAATTAATGTAATCGCTAGCTGCATCCAGATTCTTACTGTATTCAACTACGGCAACCGGGTATATAATACTAGAGTTTATAGCATCCGGGCCATCAGCTACAACTTTAACAGAAGTGGAAATAGCTGCATCTGTGGAATATACAATGCCGGCATCCACGTTACCGGTTTCAACATAGCTTAGCACCTGCCGTACATCGCTGCATAAAATCAGCTTTTCTTCAACATCGTCCCATATCCCCAGTTCCTCGAGGGCTGTTTTGCCATATGAGCCGGCTGGTACAAATTCGGGATCTCCCAA
Protein-coding regions in this window:
- a CDS encoding ABC transporter ATP-binding protein, with amino-acid sequence MLEVDIKKRLPGFTLEVAFSVNREILSILGRSGSGKTMTLLSIAGLLCPDEGYIKLNGNVLFDSAKKICLPAQKRNIGFVFQNYALFPHLTVRENIAYGIRHLPKQEIQEKTCQLLSLIHIPDLGHRYPNELSSGQQQRVALARAIAPSPGVLLLDEPFSALDALRKEQLEYELLALQQVYSGDIIFVTHDLAQGYKLGSKMAVYEAGRIVQCDAKQKVVYSPINRSVARLIGVRNLVDGKVTKIADNHVWVKIDSVCAELKVITEESSQYAVGQEVIIGIRPECVRICQNNEENTVVCMLERYIEGVDINHVRFNTCKDGSGGYLIDANIPTGMMPQLSAGHECKLYLPPEHLIILNR
- the modB gene encoding molybdate ABC transporter permease subunit, producing MAESILPPLLISLKTVLATTAITFFAGIAAARWMARYSGRFKNLIDSLFILPLVLPPTVVGFGLLLLLGRNSPIGGLLDALGTSIVFSWPATVIAAAVMSFPLMYMTARGGFEQVDINIENAARTLGANEWRVFWTVTMPLAWPSIVSATILALARCLGEFGATLMLAGNIPGKTATIPVAIYFNIQGGHYDQAMILAAIVLVISLASLTILAYYKQKVRKAARN